One Temnothorax longispinosus isolate EJ_2023e chromosome 8, Tlon_JGU_v1, whole genome shotgun sequence genomic region harbors:
- the LOC139817280 gene encoding lipase 3 produces MDRRRRIFVATIVLSCCCFSLANAFVKPDDNPDIGLTTPELVTKYGYPLEIHDIVAKDGYTLQLHRIPRGQDDEEEAKFRIRTPILLVHGLAGSSADWVLMGPGKSLAYILADAGYDVWLGNNRGNVYSRNHTWLSLTDRAFWNFSYHELGIYDLPAMIDYILHATGHERIYYVGHSEGTTQFFVMASEKPEYNSKIILMIGLAPAAYSGNIRGPIKKLAQLTYFGVWVGETFGYPEFRSRTEWGKFVSNLFCQRGASTQVICSNILFLITGFSRAELNTDYLTVIIGHVPAGASWKQLVHYGQGYINPGCFRQYDYGSVDKNLRIYNSTTPPDYQLERITAPIVLFSSDNDWLATTKDVELLSARLNNLVFNYKTPVSANFNHYDFIWGKSCVQMVSRPILQLLAQYQ; encoded by the exons ATGGACCGACGACGCCGGATCTTCGTCGCGACGATCGTCCTGAGCTGCTGCTGCTTCTCGCTGGCGAACGCGTTCGTCAAACCCGACGACAATCCCGACATCGGGCTCACGACG CCAGAACTGGTGACGAAATATGGATATCCCTTGGAGATCCACGATATCGTTGCGAAGGACGGCTACACTCTTCAGCTGCATCGAATACCGCGCGGTCAGGACGACGAGGAGGAAGCGAAATTCAGGATAAGAACACCGATACTCTTGGTACACGGTCTAGCAGGTAGTTCTGCCGATTGGGTCCTTATGGGTCCTGGAAAGTCCTTAG CGTACATATTAGCAGATGCGGGTTACGATGTGTGGCTTGGAAATAACCGGGGCAACGTTTACTCGAGAAACCACACTTGGTTGTCGCTGACAGATCGAGCTTTCTGGAATTTCAG ttaCCACGAACTTGGGATCTACGATCTTCCCGCGATGATCGATTACATTTTACACGCGACGGGACACGAGAGGATCTATTATGTCGGTCATTCGGAAGGTACAACGCAGTTTTTCGTGATGGCGTCAGAAAAGCCCGAGTACAATTCGAAAATCATTCTGATGATCGGCCTGGCGCCCGCAGCCTACAGCGGTAACATTCGCGGACCGATCAAGAAACTCGCCCAATTGACGTACTTCGGCGTG tGGGTCGGCGAGACTTTCGGCTATCCAGAATTCCGCTCGCGGACCGAATGGGGAAAATTCGTGTCGAATCTATTCTGCCAGAGAGGGGCGTCCACGCAAGTCATTTGCAGCAATATCCTGTTTCTCATCACCGGATTCAGTCGTGCGGAATTAAACACG GACTACCTGACGGTTATCATAGGCCACGTGCCCGCTGGAGCTTCTTGGAAACAACTCGTGCATTATGGTCAAGGATATATTAATCCAG GATGTTTTAGACAATATGACTACGGCAGCGTCGACAAAAATCTTCGGATATACAATTCAACGACGCCGCCGGACTATCAATTGGAAAGAATCACAGCGCCGATCGTTCTTTTCAGTAGCGATAACGATTGGCTAGCAACTACGAAG GACGTAGAACTCTTGTCTGCGAGACTCAACAACCTCGTGTTCAATTACAAGACTCCTGTTAGCGCCAACTTCAATCATTACGATTTCATATGGGGAAAGTCTTGTGTGCAAATGGTGTCACGGCCTATTCTGCAACTGCTGGCCCAATATCAATAA
- the Apkc gene encoding atypical protein kinase C isoform X4 produces MLDNEQRISIGFRYSNCFPFFPNVPPAPGMPCQGEDRSIYRRGARRWRKLYRVNGHIFQAKRFNRKASCAFCQDRIWGLGRQGFKCIQCKLLVHKKCHKVVRMPCLSLQQQQQQQQGAESQTIDRNGDQQLDPYPCVPTTHLEDEITASPIIEEHSRDRIRHEEGEELPLDTLNEGDISNDMQRQYSLNDFELIRVIGRGSYAKVLMVELKRTKRIYAMKVIKKSLVTDDEDIDWVQTEKHVFETASNHPFLVGLHSCFQTPSRLFFVIEFVRGGDLMFHMQRQRRLPEDHARFYVAEISLALNFLHEKGIIYRDLKLDNVLLDHEGHVKLTDYGMCKEGIREGDNTGTFCGTPNYIAPEILRGEEYSFSVDWWALGVLLYEMLAGRSPFDLTGAAEDPDKNTEDFLFQVILEKTIRIPRSLSVKAASVLKGFLCKDPAERLGCGKRPSGFLDIVAHPFFKAIDWEMLEQKQVTPPYKPRLDSDRDLANFPPEFTDEEVRLTPDDPKQIEKIDQSEFDGFEYVNPLLMSLEDCV; encoded by the exons GAAGCATCTACAGACGTGGCGCTCGTAGATGGAGGAAGCTGTACCGAGTGAATGGCCATATTTTTCAGGCGAAACGATTTAACCGG AAGGCATCCTGCGCGTTCTGCCAGGATCGGATCTGGGGCCTCGGGCGGCAGGGATTCAAGTGCATCCAATGCAAACTACTCGTGCACAAAAAATGCCACAAGGTGGTACGCATGCCATGCCTGAGtctgcagcagcagcaacagcaacagcagggCGCAGAGTCGCAGACAATCGACAGAAACGGCGACCAACAGCTTGATCCGTATCCGTGCGTCCCAACGACTCATCTCGAGGATGAGATCACGGCATCACCGATCATCGAGGAGCATTCGCGCGATC GAATCAGACATGAGGAAGGGGAAGAACTGCCTTTGGATACATTGAACGAGGGCGATATTTCGAACGATATGCAACGGCAGTACTCATTAAACGACTTCGAGCTGATCAGGGTGATCGGTCGTGGTTCCTACGCGAAGGTCTTGATGGTGGAGCTGAAGCGTACCAAGAGGATTTACGCCATGAAGGTAATCAAGAAGTCTCTGGTGACAGACGATGAGGACATCGATTGGGTGCAGACCGAGAAACACGTATTCGAGACAGCTTCAAATCATCCCTTTTTGGTGGGCCTGCACTCCTGCTTCCAGACGCCTTCGCGTCTGTTCTTCGTAATCGAATTCGTGCGTGGTGGCGATCTCATGTTCCATATGCAAAGACAGCGCCGTCTTCCCGAAGATCACGCGCGGTTTTACGTGGCTGAGATCAGTCTGGCATTAAACTTCCTACATGAAAAGG gtattatatatagagatttgAAACTGGACAACGTACTACTTGATCACGAAGGACATGTTAAGCTTACGGATTATGGAATGTGTAAAGAGGGCATTCGGGAAGGCGACAACACCGGCACCTTCTGCGGCACTCCCAATTACATTGCTCCCGAGATTCTACGTGGCGAGGAATACAGTTTCTCAGTAGATTGGTGGGCTCTGGGAGTTCTACTGTATGAAATGTTGGCAGGCCGTAGTCCCTTCGACCTCACTGGTGCGGCCGAGGACCCAGACAAGAACACCGAGGATTTCCTATTTCAAGTTATTCTGGAGAAGACCATACGTATACCGCGATCCTTATCTGTTAAGGCTGCGTCTGTCCTTAAAGGATTCCTTTGCAAGGATCCCGCGGAAAGATTGGGTTGCGGGAAGAGACCTTCTGGTTTCCTCGACATTGTCGCTCATCCCTTCTTTAAAGCGATCGATTGGGAAATG CTGGAGCAGAAACAAGTTACACCGCCTTACAAGCCACGTTTGGATTCCGATCGTGATCTCGCGAACTTCCCGCCTGAATTTACGGATGAGGAAGTGCGTTTGACTCCGGATGATCC GAAACAAATTGAGAAGATCGACCAGAGTGAATTCGATGGTTTTGAATATGTGAATCCTCTATTAATGTCACTGGAGGACTGCGTGTGA